TCATCTGTCATTTGGTTGATGGCGCCGCGCCATTCTAAATCATCGATAATGTTCATCTTGTTTCTTCCCTTCTTTCTTGTAAATAAAAAATCCCTAATAGCCAAAAAGACTATTAGGGACGATTTTCACCGTGTTACCACCCTTGTTGACGATGCGAGGCATCATCCACTCGAGCATCCTTATCGCGGATGAGACGTCCTGACGGATTGCTCCCAAGTGTACTTCGCGGATGTGGGGGATTGTCTTGCACCGACCGACAATTCTCTTCTTTCTCCCGTGGACAACCACTACTGCGCTTGTTCATTGCTTATATATGTGCATTTAGTATACGGCTTATAGTGCGTCATGTCAATGACTACATTTCATCTGGAGCAGCCACGCCAAGCAGCGCTAGGCCTTGTTTTAGAAGGCTTGCTGTTGTTTGTACTAAAGCGATACGGCTGTTGAAAGCTTCATCTTCAACGAGTACTTTTGTATGTGCGTAATATTTATTGAACGCTTGTGCTAAGTTGATCACGTATTTCGCAATCGCTGATGGTTCGCATTTTTCTTCAGCAAAACGTACAACGTTTGGATAGTTTTCGATGAGTTTCAATACTTCCCACGCATCATCGTCTGTTAATGAGAAGGCCTCTGTCATATCCACTGTATGGTTGGCTTTACGTAAAATACTCATCGCACGAGCATGTGTATATTGCACGTATGGACCTGTTTCACCTTCGAATTGTACCACTTCTTCAAGCGCAAAGTCGAAGTTGTTTGTACGGTCGTTCTTCAAGTCGTGGAAAATAACCGCACCCACCCCAACAGCGTGTGCCACTGCTTCTTTGTTTTCGAGTGATGGGTTTTTCGCTTCGATTTGTTTCAAAGCAAGTTCTGTTGCTTCTTTTAACACGCCTTCAAGAAGGATGATTTTTCCTTTACGTGTCGATAATTTCTTACCGTTCAATGTGATTAGTCCAAATGGAATATGGACAATCGTTTCAGCCCAAGGTAAATTGAGTTCTTTTAAGACTGCTTTTAATTGTTTGAAGTGGTTGGATTGTTCCATCCCTACCACGTAAATACATTTTGCGAAATCGTAAGTATTCTTACGGTAGTTTGCGGCTGCTAAGTCACGTGTCATGTATAGTGTTGCGCCGTCTGATTTTTTAATCAATGCTGGTGGTAAATCATATTTTTCAAGGTCTACGATGGTAGCGCCATTATCCACTTTTAGTAAGTTCGCGTCTTCAAGCATGTCGACCACAACGTCCATCTTGTCGTTATAGAACGCTTCACCATTGTATGAATCAAAAGTCACGCCGAGTAAGTCATACACGCGGTTGAATTCTTTTAATGATTCACTTCTGAACCATTCCCATAGACGAACCGCTTCTGCATCTCCATCTTCTAGTTTCTTGAACCATGCACGGCCTTTGTCATCGAGCGTTGGGTCTAGTTCTGCTTCTTCGTGGAAACGGACGTATAATTTAATGAGTTCTGCGATTGGATCTGCTTTTACAAGTTCTTCGCTTCCCCATAATTTGTACGCTTCGATGAGTTTTCCGAATTGAGTTCCCCAGTCTCCTAAGTGGTTGATACGAATTGGTTCATAGCCCACTTTTTTCTCTAGGTTTGCAATCGCGTTTCCGATTACTGTTGAACGTAAATGTCCCATTGACATTGGTTTCGCAATGTTTGGTGAAGACATATCGATGACCACTTTACGACCTTGACCGTAATCCCAATCACCATAATGTTCGCCAAGTTCTAACACTTCTTTTAAGACTTCATCAGCAAATGCACTACGTTCTAAGAAGAAGTTCGCGTAAGGTCCCATTGCTTCTGCGCGTGCGATATGTTTATCGCTAACGGCTTCCACGATTTCTGTCGCGATAGCTTGCGGTGCTTTACGTAAAACTTTTGCAAGTGTAAATGCAGGGAAAGCTAGGTCCCCTTGGTTCGCGTATTTAGGCACTTCAATCATTGATACGATTTCGTCAACGCTAAAATGCTCGCCGACTGTTTTTGCGATTTGTTCTGCAACTATTTTCTTATAATTCATCTTTGTTCTCCTTTTCTTTGGTTTTTATACTCGGATATCCATTTACACAAAAAAATCCCTATACGACGACAGTCATATAGAGACGAGAATTCCCGTGGTACCACTCTGATTGCTCCTATTGAGCCACTTTACTCGGTAACGGCGAATCCGGATTATCCTACATTTCAAATAATCATTTCAAAAGTGCGGTTCATTTTTAATGAATGGTTGGCTTTCACCCTTCCAACTCGCTAATACATTCGGTTAAAAACTACTCTCTTTTTCATCAATTTTGCTATTTAACTGTCATCCACTGTACCATAATCAGTACGAATTTGCAATTTTACTTCTTTTTAAAATAGCGGACACCTTGCACCACTGAAGAAATGGCGAATAGTACAGCACAGATTGCATACAGTGGTTTTGAAACCACCGCCAAAATCACAAATGCAATGGCACAAATGGCGTAAACAATACATAAATATAAGGACTGATTCATTGACTCACCTACTTTAATTTATCATGGTCATACGTGTGCACGAGTTCAAGCCCTGCAAAACGTTGTTGACGAAGCGCTTCGTACACAACAATCGCTGCCGTATTCGATAAATTCAATGACCTCACATGCGTATCGTTCATCGGAAGACGCAAGCATTTCTCTTCGTTTTCACGCATGAATTCTTCAGGAAGGCCGGTTGTCTCTTTCCCGAACATGAAAAATTGCTCCTCATCGCGGGCTAAATCCACCTCATCATAGGTGTGGTTGGCGAATTTTGTAATCAAATATAAAGGACGCTCTCCTAAATAGTCGAGGAACGCTTCCATCGATTTGTGATACGTAATATCGACATCATGCCAATAATCTAGCCCCGCACGCTTCAAATGCTTATCATCCGTTGAGAATCCAAGCGGTTCGATTAAGTGCAGTGGTGAATTTGTCGCTGCACAGGTTCTTGCAATATTCCCCGTATTGGCCGGAATTTGTGGTTCAAATAATACGATATGATTTACCGTCATTTGTTTGCCTCTTCTCTATATTTTTCTTGTAAAACTACAATTGCTTTTTCTAATTCTTCGATTAACTCGATATCTTCCTTGGTTGGATTTTCCAGAGAGTCTCTCTTCTTCACTGCGGCTTCTTTTTGCTCGTTAAAATAATCGATCATTTCTTGATTCGACTCGTTCACAATTTCTGCCACTGCCCAAGCAGCTGTCCCCTTCATCACGGGACGCATATCTTCTTTCATAACGCGAAGTAAGAGCGGAACTGCTGATTTATCGCGGTAATTCGCTAAGGCGATAATCGCATTTCTCTGCAATGGCTTCTTCCCACGCCACGACCCCGCCATTTGTCCAAAACGTTCCTTAAACTCTTTGTTCGAAATCGTCACAAGCGGCTTTAAGAGTGGATGTGTCTCTTCAACAGATGGTTCCATCTCTGGGTGCAGGTGGAAATCTTTTCCCTTATTATACGGACACACTTGCTGGCAAATATCACAGCCGTAAATCACATGCCCGATTTTTTTACGAAATTCTTGCGGCATGAAGCCTTTCGTCTGCGTCTGATACGACAGGCAGCGCATAGCATTCATGCGTCCGTCGCCCAGGAGCGCACCTGTTGGACAGAAATCCACACAACGCGTACAATCGCCGCACCCGTAATCCACCATTTCATCGGTTGGAAACTCGATATTCGTAATCAGCTCACCTAAGTAGACATAGGAGCCAAATTCCTTAGTGATTAAAAGGCCATTCTTACCAACAAAACCAATTCCTGCACGCTCTGCTACACGAACATCGATTAATTCGCCCGTATCAACCATCGGCTTAAAGCGGGAATCATCGTCTTGAACTTCTTCTTTAATATAATTGATTAATGCTTCCATGCGTCTAGAGAGAATAAAGTGATAATCTTCTCCCCAAGAAGCCCGTGCAAAAGCCCCACGACGCTCTCCCTTCACACGTTCCGGCTTATTTTTTGGAAGTGTTGGATATGCCAGCGCAATGGAAATAATTGTTTTTGGAGTATCGAAGATTTTTTCTGGATAAATACGCTCTTCTAAGACTGGATGCTCGAACCCTGTCGTATGACCGAGTTCTTTGGAACGACGCATGCTCTCTTCTAAGTGCGTAAAAGGCTCGGCAGAAGCAAAACCAATCTTATCAATGCCCAGCTCTTTGCTTTTAGCAATAATCTTCTGTTTTAAAACTGCTGTATCCATCTAAATCCTCCTCTCCATTCTTCCTAACTATTGTACTATACTTCTCTTTTTTCACAAAGTTTCCTAATTTTACACAAAAAAAGAACGCTAGCCTTCGGTGAAATCACTGCGAAAGTTAACGTTAGTCGAACATCAATTGCCGTGCAAAATAAATTACAGAGCAAGAGATACAAGTATAATAGCGCTTTTCTTTTTAAAAATCAACTATAAAGTTAAGAAATTCTAACGTTTTTGAAAAAAATTTTATCATTCCTCGAATTGTTTTAGTTCATTACTGAAAAAAACTTCTTTTATACACTTAAAGAGGCTTCTAGATAGAGAAAAAGCAACTCAAGGAAGGAGTTGCTTTTCTTATACTGTTTTCTTCTTTACTTCATTATACAATTCTTCTGTAATCGTAGCAGCTGCCATCGGATGGCCTCCCGGATTAATAACGACATCATAATACTCTAATTGTTCATCAAGCGTCACAATTAATCCTTTACAATCTTCGCCACGGTGCTTACGAAGTCTCTTCCAGTCCGTATACACTTGGAGTGTCAGCTCTTTCGTTTTTCCGGTTTGCATTGCTAAATCAAAAGGAATGTTAGGTTCTATTTCAGTTTGCGGGTTGTCTTCCAAAAGTTGGTCATACCCATGAAGTCGCATTGGCGCAATGAATTTTGCGGTTTTTAGAGCTTCATAAAACTGATATAAATAGACTTGGCTGAGTGTTTTTTTATCTTTAGTATTCAGCTTGCCCAATTGACGTGCCAAATATAACCACTTGATCACATTCGGATTCGTTACAGGAATTTCTGTTTCATCCATCCCTTTATACCGTGGAAGATCCACTAGTTGTTCCGCAAGAATAGTTGTTTCTTCTCCGCAATACTGAATTCCACGTATTCCATCATAGATGAATAAGTCTCTTATGAAATTACGAATCCCTTCTTTATCAGGTCCGTTCTCAATTCGTTTAAAAACAAAGTTCTCATTTTTCCCAAACATCTCTTTAAGATTATGGATATACGAACTTGGAATCAGTTGAGCCATTGGCATTGTAACAGAGAGTGAGCCCTTCTCATCTTCTGATGCATGTGAAAATAGATAAGGCTCATCAGTTTCTACTGAATACACTACATAAATATCATCTACTAAAAACAATTTTTCTCGAATCAATTTATAGAGTTCTCGTCTTTTATATTTTAATAGTACCTGTTTTGCTTCAAATCTTTTAGCCTCTTCAGCATGCACTCTATAATATAATTGCCAAATCTCCGAAATATCTGAAGCCGCTAATTTTTCACAATCCTCTTTAGTAAGTTTGCCCTCTTGTTCATCCACAAAAGCGATTCCCAGAGCAACAGTATAAGCATTATATAATTCGACATCTGGGGCATTTTCCGAATGCAACACCGTTCCCTTATAAATATCAAGTTTAGCCCCATCTTGAACTTTTGCCATCACCATTGTGTCTGAAGCTTCTTGTACCTCACCTTCAGGGACCTCGAGTGATAATACATTTGTTTTCACAGGAGTTTCCGTCACACAACTCATCTTTGTTACAACAATTTCGTCCCCAACTTTGATGGACCCTTTCACGAAACCCACTACCATTAAGTCTGAAGGATTGTCATCTCCCTTAAAAAAATTAACAACACCCAGAGTAAAACTCGGATCAGGTTTCTTCTTTCCAAATAAAAAATCGAATAATCCCATTCATATTCCTCCCGTTTTCCAATAGCTGATACTTGATACTTAAATTATATCATAGCTTATTTCGAGAATATATAAACCACTAAACCAGAGAAAAGCATCTCAAGGAGTTGCTTTTCTTATAACTATTTAATCTACTGCATTAAAGAATTCTTCTGTCATCAGTTCAGCCATCGGATATTCGCCAGGATTAATAACAACATCATAAGCCTTTACCAATTCATCAAGCGTTATAACTAATCCTTTATACTCTTCACCAAAGTGTTTACGGAGTCTCTTCCAATCAGTATACACTTGAACTGCCTTCTCTTTTGTTTTCCCTTGTTGTATCGCTAAATTAAAAGGAATATTAGGTTCTATTTCAGTTTGCGGGTTATCTTCAAGAAGTTGGTCATACCCATGAAGTCGCATTGGCGCAATAAATTTTGCGGTCTTTGTAGATTTTGCAAAAATACAAAAATATGCTTTACCAATATGCTTTTGTTCTTTATCGTCTATTCCGCTCGATTGACGTGTTAGATGTAACCATCTAACTAAATCCGGATTCGTTACAGGGATTTCTGCTTCATCTACCCCTTCATAACTTGGAAGGTCCATTAACTCATTTGCAAAAATGAACGTGTCTTCTGTGAAATATTGAATCTTTTCTACTCCATCATATATAAATAAATCTCTTAGAAAATTACGAATCCCCTCTTTTTCAGGTCCATTTTCAATCCGTTTAAAATCAACTCTCTCATTTTTCTTATAAAAATCTTTACGGTAATGCATGTATGAGCTTGGAATCAGATAAACCCATGATTTTGAAACAGTCATCCCCTTATTTCCATCTAATGATGCATTTGCAAACAAATAAGGTTCGTTCGTTTTTACTGAGTATATTACATAAATGTCATCTAATAAAAATAGTTTTTCTCGAATCAGTTTAAAGAAATCTCGTCTTCTCTGATCCACCTTCAGTTCTATTTCTTTTACCTTTTCAAATTCATCAAAATGAGCCTTCCAATATAAACTCCAAATCTCCGAAATATCTGAAGCGGCTAATTTTTCACGATCCTCCTCAGTGAGTTTTCCATCTTGTTTCCTTACAAAAGCGACCTCCAGTGCAAAAAGATAAGAACGATGAACTTGAATATCTGTCACGTTTTCCGAATGCAACACGGTACCCTTATAAATCCCAAGTTTATTCCCATCTTTAACTTTTACCTTCACCACTTTTTCTGAGGCTTCTTGAACCTCCTCTTCATTAACATAAATGGATGTAATAACGGTTTTTACAGGCGTTTCGGACAAACAACTCATCTTTGTAACAATCATTTCATCCCCTACTTTGAGGGTTCCTTCAACAAAGCCCTCAATGATTAAGTCTGTAGCATTGTCATCAACACCGATTACATCACCTACTCCAAGAATACAGCTTAATTCTGCTTTTTCCTTCTTTCCAAATAAAAAATCGAATAATCCCATTTCGCTTCTCCTATTCCTAATCATTTACTATCTTCTGTTTCATTACCCGTTTCGAAATATAGCGTTCCGTTAATCAGGACAGGATGTGGAATTAATGGACCTCCCAACGGTTGGAGGAGGCCTCTCCACTCTTCCCCGTACTCTTCATTGAATCTCTTCCAATCTGTAAAAATTGGAACAGCCTTCTTATTGTCTTTTAGCTCTTTCATTGCTACTTCATACTTCACATCTTCTGCAAAAGAAGTCTCCCCTTTTTCGTTGGGTTTTGGTAATTCTCCTTCTACTTTGATAGGTACAATAAAACGTGCTGTTTTCAGAGCTTCCGTCAAACGGTTTAAATACAAATTGGATAAGAAATCTCGGTCTCTCTTCCCTAATGTAGTAGTATCTCCTATTTGGCCTATCATTAGCAAGCAACGAACCACATCCGGATTCATTACAGGTTTATCAACCTCTCTTATTCCTTCTAAATCCGGGGCTTTCATTAGCGCTTTTGCACTAATTGACGTTTCCTCTGAAATAAACTCAATTCCTTCAGCTCCATTTAAGAAAATAACTTCGTTTAAGAAATTCTGGATTCCATCTTTATCAGGTCCGTTTTCAATACGACGGAGCACAAACTCATCAGGATATGTAATTTTCTCTTTATATGCCGCAGGAATTAAACGTACCATTGTTTCAGCTGGCTCAAGGCTACCATCTTTATTTCTTGTTGAACTTATGAACAAAGCTGGTTCTCCAGTCTTTACAGAATAAACTGCATATATTTCATCGAGTGTTAATAATGTAGCGCGAACCTGTTCCATTAAAAGAAGGATTTTTTCAAGATAGAATGCATGTGTTCCATGTGAATGCTGTGCAGCACTATCATCACAAAAACGGATAGATTGTCTCCATATTTCTATTAAGTCCGCAATCGAAAAGCGTCTACGATCCTCATCCATTAATTTCCCATTTTGCCAGAAGAAAAATGCATTAATAATAGCGTAAAGATAAGAAGCTCTTAAATCATCTTCGCTTACCCCTTCGAAATGCAAGACTGTACCTTTATACACGTTGTGTTTTTTACCATCTTTAATCGTTACCACAACATTGTCGCCGGACGCCTTCTTCACTTGACCTTTATTCGCGTCTTCAAGTGCGGATATGACAGCTTTTGCAGGTTTATCATTATCACTTCCTAAATTTGTAATAATGACTTCATCTCCAACGTGAATCGTTCCTCTTACGAGTCCTATAACGACTAAGTCTTCTGAGTCGTTTGGATTAGGGAGTATCTCTTCTACCCCAAAAACAACAGTTCTATTTTCTTTCTTCTTTCCAAATAAAAAATCGAATAATCCCATTCATTTTCCTCCGCTTTCCAATAGCTGATACTTGATACTTAAATTATATCATAGCTCATTTCGCGAATATAGAGACAAAAAATAAGGACCCACCCTGTGAGTCCTTATGCTTTTTGATTCTTTTTATTCGGCATTCTTAATTTTATTAAAGATACTTTCCGTAATATAGGCTCCTGCTTCTTCTTTGCCTGTTCCATTGATAATAACATCATGAAGACTCAAGTTGCCGTCCAATTGTTGGATCAGTCCTTGCCATTCTTCTCCAAATTCTTTACGCAGTCTCTTCCAATCTGTAAAGAATAAAAGTGCCTTCTCTTTTTCTTTTCCATCTTGCATGGCTAAGTCAAATGTGAATCCTTCTTTAAAGGTGGTATTGCCATTTTCATCCACCTTTGGCAATTCTCCATGTCCTCTCATCGGAACAATAAAGCGCGCTGTTTTCAAGGCTTCGGCTAAATGGTGGAAATACATATTGAATAGAATTTCGCGGTCTGGCGTATCTGGTTTACCTAATTGTCCAAGGAGATGTAACCAGCGGACCACGTCTGGATTCGTTACGGGAATATCGATTTCTCTCATCCCTTCGTAGTTCGGAAACTCGATTAATCCTTCTGCTGCAATTGACGTTTCTTCTGCCACAAATTGGATTCCTCGAGCTCCATCTAATAAAATAACTTCACTTAAGAAATTACGGATACCGTCTTTATTCGGCCCATTTTTAATGCGACGTAATTCAAACTCGTCATTATCTTCAAATTTTTCTTTGAGATTTTCTTTATAAGCCGCTGGAATTAAACGTACTAATGGCGCAGTTGTATAGTAGCTGCCATCTTCTTTTTTCATCGTCTTTGTGAATAGATAAGGCTCTCCGGTTGTGACCGAATAAACTGCATAAATTTCATCCACTAAGAATAATTTATCACGGGTAATCGTTACTAAATTGCGGATTTTCTCCATGTTTTCAGAACGTCTTTCTTCCGTATCTTCTGCAGCATTAATATTGCAATACCATAAGAAAAGACGCCAAATTTCAGCTACATCCGTTACGGATAAGTACACACGGTCAATATCTGAAATCTCGCCATTTTGAACACCTACAAAAGATTCCCCGATAGCGTTAATATAGGTTCCGTACAGATCATTTTCACTAGTGCCTTCTGAATGAACGACTGAACCTTTGTACAGACCATATTGAGCACCATTTTCAATCCATGCTGCAATTTTTTTGTTAGAAGCTTCCATCACGCGTCCGTTATTGCCATCTTCTAAAGCATATACAGCTGACTTCACAGGTTTGTCAGTATCACTTCCCAATTTTGTAATAATGACTTCATCCCCAACTTTAATCGTTCCTGTGACATACCCTGTAACAACTAAGTCTGGAGAGTCCTTCCCTGCGCTAAATACATTTTCTACCCCAAGTACAAAACCTTTCTTAGCGTCCTCAGAAGTTTTGCTCCCTTCAGCTGGTGTGGCAGTTTCTTCTGCTTTTACCGCTTCCTCTTTCACTTCTGCTGTTTCTTCCTTTTTAAGCTCTTCATGTTTTACTTCTTCTTGAACCACTTCGTCTTTCTTTGGTTCTTCTTTTTTACGAGAGAAAAAATCTTTTAATCCCATTGTAAAACCTCCTAATGGTTAATAGTTTCATTATAGCACATTTCATTCATTCTTTACGGCTTTTTCACGACGGCGATGATGTAATGGACGGTTACTGTAGCAAGTGGATGTTCATTACTATAGGCTTTGTCTTCTGGAGTGGCACCCCAGTATAAAGGCGTCATTTCGAGTAAATGGCGATAGGTCGCATCTGTTAAATTCACCGTGTAGCGTACCTCTTCAAACGTGACTTGAGGACATTCGGACTGCACTCGCTCTAGAATATCCGCATTCGAATACGTTTGTTTTTCAGGATTGGAACGGTAGAGCTGTTGGCGAAGCTCCGCCAAATAATCGTTGCCAGGAATCACTTTAACAAGCGTCCCTTCTGGAGCCAACACGCGCATAAACTCTTGGTAGTTCGACGGCGTTAAAATATTTAGAAGTGCCCCGCAGGATTCATCCGCAAATGGCAAGTTCGCCAGGTCTCCTAAGAAGAATAGCGCTTGGTTTCCAAAATGAACCGACGCTTGATGGATGCCTTCTTTGGCG
This Granulicatella adiacens ATCC 49175 DNA region includes the following protein-coding sequences:
- a CDS encoding SseB family protein; protein product: MGLKDFFSRKKEEPKKDEVVQEEVKHEELKKEETAEVKEEAVKAEETATPAEGSKTSEDAKKGFVLGVENVFSAGKDSPDLVVTGYVTGTIKVGDEVIITKLGSDTDKPVKSAVYALEDGNNGRVMEASNKKIAAWIENGAQYGLYKGSVVHSEGTSENDLYGTYINAIGESFVGVQNGEISDIDRVYLSVTDVAEIWRLFLWYCNINAAEDTEERRSENMEKIRNLVTITRDKLFLVDEIYAVYSVTTGEPYLFTKTMKKEDGSYYTTAPLVRLIPAAYKENLKEKFEDNDEFELRRIKNGPNKDGIRNFLSEVILLDGARGIQFVAEETSIAAEGLIEFPNYEGMREIDIPVTNPDVVRWLHLLGQLGKPDTPDREILFNMYFHHLAEALKTARFIVPMRGHGELPKVDENGNTTFKEGFTFDLAMQDGKEKEKALLFFTDWKRLRKEFGEEWQGLIQQLDGNLSLHDVIINGTGKEEAGAYITESIFNKIKNAE
- the trmL gene encoding tRNA (uridine(34)/cytosine(34)/5-carboxymethylaminomethyluridine(34)-2'-O)-methyltransferase TrmL is translated as MTVNHIVLFEPQIPANTGNIARTCAATNSPLHLIEPLGFSTDDKHLKRAGLDYWHDVDITYHKSMEAFLDYLGERPLYLITKFANHTYDEVDLARDEEQFFMFGKETTGLPEEFMRENEEKCLRLPMNDTHVRSLNLSNTAAIVVYEALRQQRFAGLELVHTYDHDKLK
- the queG gene encoding tRNA epoxyqueuosine(34) reductase QueG, whose amino-acid sequence is MDTAVLKQKIIAKSKELGIDKIGFASAEPFTHLEESMRRSKELGHTTGFEHPVLEERIYPEKIFDTPKTIISIALAYPTLPKNKPERVKGERRGAFARASWGEDYHFILSRRMEALINYIKEEVQDDDSRFKPMVDTGELIDVRVAERAGIGFVGKNGLLITKEFGSYVYLGELITNIEFPTDEMVDYGCGDCTRCVDFCPTGALLGDGRMNAMRCLSYQTQTKGFMPQEFRKKIGHVIYGCDICQQVCPYNKGKDFHLHPEMEPSVEETHPLLKPLVTISNKEFKERFGQMAGSWRGKKPLQRNAIIALANYRDKSAVPLLLRVMKEDMRPVMKGTAAWAVAEIVNESNQEMIDYFNEQKEAAVKKRDSLENPTKEDIELIEELEKAIVVLQEKYREEANK
- a CDS encoding SseB family protein; the protein is MGLFDFLFGKKKPDPSFTLGVVNFFKGDDNPSDLMVVGFVKGSIKVGDEIVVTKMSCVTETPVKTNVLSLEVPEGEVQEASDTMVMAKVQDGAKLDIYKGTVLHSENAPDVELYNAYTVALGIAFVDEQEGKLTKEDCEKLAASDISEIWQLYYRVHAEEAKRFEAKQVLLKYKRRELYKLIREKLFLVDDIYVVYSVETDEPYLFSHASEDEKGSLSVTMPMAQLIPSSYIHNLKEMFGKNENFVFKRIENGPDKEGIRNFIRDLFIYDGIRGIQYCGEETTILAEQLVDLPRYKGMDETEIPVTNPNVIKWLYLARQLGKLNTKDKKTLSQVYLYQFYEALKTAKFIAPMRLHGYDQLLEDNPQTEIEPNIPFDLAMQTGKTKELTLQVYTDWKRLRKHRGEDCKGLIVTLDEQLEYYDVVINPGGHPMAAATITEELYNEVKKKTV
- a CDS encoding SseB family protein → MGLFDFLFGKKKENRTVVFGVEEILPNPNDSEDLVVIGLVRGTIHVGDEVIITNLGSDNDKPAKAVISALEDANKGQVKKASGDNVVVTIKDGKKHNVYKGTVLHFEGVSEDDLRASYLYAIINAFFFWQNGKLMDEDRRRFSIADLIEIWRQSIRFCDDSAAQHSHGTHAFYLEKILLLMEQVRATLLTLDEIYAVYSVKTGEPALFISSTRNKDGSLEPAETMVRLIPAAYKEKITYPDEFVLRRIENGPDKDGIQNFLNEVIFLNGAEGIEFISEETSISAKALMKAPDLEGIREVDKPVMNPDVVRCLLMIGQIGDTTTLGKRDRDFLSNLYLNRLTEALKTARFIVPIKVEGELPKPNEKGETSFAEDVKYEVAMKELKDNKKAVPIFTDWKRFNEEYGEEWRGLLQPLGGPLIPHPVLINGTLYFETGNETEDSK
- a CDS encoding SseB family protein yields the protein MGLFDFLFGKKEKAELSCILGVGDVIGVDDNATDLIIEGFVEGTLKVGDEMIVTKMSCLSETPVKTVITSIYVNEEEVQEASEKVVKVKVKDGNKLGIYKGTVLHSENVTDIQVHRSYLFALEVAFVRKQDGKLTEEDREKLAASDISEIWSLYWKAHFDEFEKVKEIELKVDQRRRDFFKLIREKLFLLDDIYVIYSVKTNEPYLFANASLDGNKGMTVSKSWVYLIPSSYMHYRKDFYKKNERVDFKRIENGPEKEGIRNFLRDLFIYDGVEKIQYFTEDTFIFANELMDLPSYEGVDEAEIPVTNPDLVRWLHLTRQSSGIDDKEQKHIGKAYFCIFAKSTKTAKFIAPMRLHGYDQLLEDNPQTEIEPNIPFNLAIQQGKTKEKAVQVYTDWKRLRKHFGEEYKGLVITLDELVKAYDVVINPGEYPMAELMTEEFFNAVD
- the argS gene encoding arginine--tRNA ligase; the encoded protein is MNYKKIVAEQIAKTVGEHFSVDEIVSMIEVPKYANQGDLAFPAFTLAKVLRKAPQAIATEIVEAVSDKHIARAEAMGPYANFFLERSAFADEVLKEVLELGEHYGDWDYGQGRKVVIDMSSPNIAKPMSMGHLRSTVIGNAIANLEKKVGYEPIRINHLGDWGTQFGKLIEAYKLWGSEELVKADPIAELIKLYVRFHEEAELDPTLDDKGRAWFKKLEDGDAEAVRLWEWFRSESLKEFNRVYDLLGVTFDSYNGEAFYNDKMDVVVDMLEDANLLKVDNGATIVDLEKYDLPPALIKKSDGATLYMTRDLAAANYRKNTYDFAKCIYVVGMEQSNHFKQLKAVLKELNLPWAETIVHIPFGLITLNGKKLSTRKGKIILLEGVLKEATELALKQIEAKNPSLENKEAVAHAVGVGAVIFHDLKNDRTNNFDFALEEVVQFEGETGPYVQYTHARAMSILRKANHTVDMTEAFSLTDDDAWEVLKLIENYPNVVRFAEEKCEPSAIAKYVINLAQAFNKYYAHTKVLVEDEAFNSRIALVQTTASLLKQGLALLGVAAPDEM
- a CDS encoding methyltransferase domain-containing protein; the protein is MTKQEAPTAAVKKIDWAEQFINQHLQAFRCPYCHEAMVSAENHSVVCEKGHRFNISKKGTLHLMKQNANTDYDAKLFQHRYELAQSGFFEPLLEALLPYLSGNEEKFIVDIGCGEGSHLSWLSKFVQAPLCGMDIAKEGIHQASVHFGNQALFFLGDLANLPFADESCGALLNILTPSNYQEFMRVLAPEGTLVKVIPGNDYLAELRQQLYRSNPEKQTYSNADILERVQSECPQVTFEEVRYTVNLTDATYRHLLEMTPLYWGATPEDKAYSNEHPLATVTVHYIIAVVKKP